The following are encoded together in the Phaseolus vulgaris cultivar G19833 chromosome 9, P. vulgaris v2.0, whole genome shotgun sequence genome:
- the LOC137822540 gene encoding protein STRUBBELIG-RECEPTOR FAMILY 6-like — MVEFRRLLLCITTCILCWMPNGDAVSTDPNDASAVRFLFQNMNSPSQLGWPANGDDPCGQSWKGITCAGNRVTEIKLSNLGLTGSLPYGLQVLTSLTSLDMSSNSLGGSIPYQLPPYVQRLNLAYNNITGTVPYSISNLTALTDLNLGHNQLQQGLAVNFLNLSTLSTLDLSFNSLTGDLPQTMSSLSHITTMNLQNNQFTGPIDVLANLPLDNLNVENNNFTGWIPEQLKNINLQSGGNGWSSGSAPPPPPGTPPVPKSHKHKSGGGSTTSSDVGSSSSSVDGGKKSGIGGGAIAGIVISVIVVGAIVAFFLARRKSKKTSSDLEKLDDQSFAPLPSNGVHEEKSEQTSSVSDLKTFDSSASINLKPPPIDRHKSFDDEEFSKKPTIVKKTVTAPANVKSYSIADLQIATGSFNVDHLVGEGSFGRVYRAQFDDGEVLAVKKIDSSVLSNDLSDDFIEIISNISILHHPNVTELVGYCSEYGQHLLVYEFHKNGSLHDFLHLSDEYSKPLIWNSRVKIALGTARALEYLHEVSSPSVVHKNIKSANILLDAELNPHLSDSGLASYIPNADQILSHNVGSGYDAPEVALSGQYTLQSDVYSFGVVMLELLSGRKPFDSSRPRSEQSLVRWATPQLHDIDALSKMVDPALKGLYPVKSLSRFADVIALCVQPEPEFRPPMSEVVQALVRLVQRANMSKRTFSSSDLGGSQRGSDEAALREI; from the exons ATGGTGGAGTTTCGAAGGTTGTTGCTGTGCATCACTACCTGCATTCTTTGTTGGATGCCCAATGGTGATGCTGTCTCCACAGATCCAAATGATG CTTCTGCTGTgagatttttgtttcaaaatatGAACTCACCATCCCAGCTTGGTTGGCCTGCTAATGGTGATGATCCATGTGGACAATCTTGGAAAGGCATTACTTGCGCAGGCAACCGTGTTACAGAGAT TAAGTTATCTAATCTTGGACTAACTGGGTCGTTGCCTTACGGATTACAAGTCTTGACATCTTTGACCAGCCT AGACATGAGTAGCAATAGTCTTGGCGGCAGCATACCATACCAACTCCCTCCATATGTGCAGCGATT AAATCTTGCTTATAATAACATCACAGGGACAGTGCCTTACTCTATTTCAAACTTGACCGCTCTTACAGACCT GAATCTTGGTCACAATCAGCTCCAGCAAGGACTGGCTGTTAACTTTCTTAATCTTTCTACCCTCTCCACATT GGATCTGTCTTTCAATTCTCTAACAGGTGACCTCCCTCAGACTATGAGCTCACTTTCACACATAACAACCAT GAATCTGCAAAACAATCAGTTTACAGGCCCTATTGATGTCCTTGCTAATCTTCCTCTGGATAATCT GAATGTGGAAAACAATAATTTTACTGGATGGATACCGGAACAGTTGAAGAACATAAACCTACA GAGTGGTGGTAATGGATGGAGCTCTGGATCTGCACCCCCGCCTCCTCCTGGGACGCCTCCCGTTCCTAAAAGCCACAAACACAAGTCTGGAGGGGGAAGCACCACCTCGTCAGATGTTGGCAGTAGCAGCAGCTCAGTTGATGGGGGCAAAAAGTCTGGTATAGGAGGTGGTGCTATAGCTGGAATTGTAATCTCTGTCATAGTCGTTGGGGCAATAGTAGCATTCTTTCTGGCAAGGAGAAAATCCAAGAAGACATCTTCAGATTTAGAAAAGCTGGACGATCAGTCCTTTGCTCCACTTCCTTCAAATGGAGTGCATG AAGAGAAGTCTGAGCAAACATCCTCTGTATCTGACTTGAAGACATTTGATTCTTCCGCCTCAATAAATCTTAAACCCCCGCCTATTGATCGACATAAATCATTTGATGATGAAGAATTCTCCAAGAAGCCCACAATTGTGAAGAAGACTGTAACAGCTCCTGCAAATGTGAAATCATACTCTATAGCTGACCTGCAGATTGCTACTGGTAGCTTCAATGTGGATCACCTTGTTGGCGAGGGGTCATTTGGGCGTGTGTACCGTGCTCAATTTGATGATGGAGAG GTTCTTGCAGTGAAGAAGATAGATTCATCTGTCCTTTCCAATGATTTGTCAGATGATTTTATagaaataatttcaaacatCTCCATTTTGCATCATCCAAATGTGACAGAGCTTGTAGGTTATTGCTCAGAGTATGGACAACACCTCTTGGTCTACGAATTTCATAAAAATGGATCACTGCATGACTTCCTTCACCTATCAGACGAATATAGTAAACCATTGATATGGAATTCCCGTGTCAAGATTGCTCTCGGTACTGCACGTGCTTTAGA GTACCTACATGAAGTTAGTTCTCCATCAGTTGTTCATAAGAATATTAAGTCAGCCAACATATTACTTGATGCAGAGCTTAATCCTCATCTTTCAGATAGTGGATTGGCAAGCTATATTCCAAACGCGGACCAG ATATTGAGTCATAATGTTGGATCTGGATATGATGCACCTGAAGTTGCGTTGTCTGGTCAGTATACTTTGCAAAGTGATGTCTACAGCTTTGGGGTTGTCATGTTGGAACTTCTCAGTGGACGGAAGCCATTTGATAG CTCAAGGCCAAGATCTGAGCAGTCTTTGGTTCGATGGGCAACACCTCAACTCCATGATATTGATGCATTGAGTAAAATGGTTGATCCTGCATTGAAGGGGCTATATCCTGTTAAGTCCCTTTCTCGATTTGCCGATGTTATCGCCCTTTGCGTGCAG CCGGAGCCTGAATTCCGACCACCAATGTCAGAAGTGGTTCAAGCACTGGTGCGATTAGTGCAGCGAGCTAACATGAGCAAGCGAACATTTAGCAGTAGTGATCTTGGAGGATCCCAACGAGGAAGTGATGAAGCAGCTCTACGGGAGATCTAA
- the LOC137822542 gene encoding O-fucosyltransferase 36-like: MERDSSSDEEEELIHQKQGNAPRSPSSFHFQSLTSRITSNFNFNFKFPFQKRYLFAILPLFAILLYYLLPDSHSLFSLSSVNLNLRHDQPEESQLRALYLLRQQQSGLLHALNSTSQTHILKSLLSNQISLNSQIQHLLLSPYTTATSLHFRNAACGTVDQKLLERRTMEWKPKANKFLVAVCVSGQMSNHLMCLQKHMFFAALLNRVLVIPSSKVDYEYERVLDVEHMNRCAGGKVKAVISFQEFSSMKKNGMHEGKFLCYFSLPRPCYLDDEHLRKLKSLGLLSTNKPAAAWDEDARKPRKRSVEEVVSRFSREEKEDVLVIGDVLYADVEEEWVTQAGGPLAHRCKTLIQPNRLIFLTAQRFIQTFLGRNFLALHFRRHDFLNFCNGKKPSCFYPIPQAAACILRVVERANAPLIYLSTDAAESEIRLLQSLLVLEGRHVPLVKRPPRNSAEKWDALLYRHHIEGDPQVEAMLDKTICAMSSVFIGASGSTFTQDIRRLRKDWGSASLCDEYLCQGEEPNVVAEIE; the protein is encoded by the exons ATGGAAAGGGATTCGTCTTCCGACGAAGAAGAGGAGCTCATCCATCAGAAGCAGGGGAATGCCCCAAGGTCTCCCTCTTCCTTCCACTTCCAATCCCTCACTTCGCGAATCACTTCCAACTTCAACTTCAACTTCAAATTCCCTTTTCAGAAGAGATACCTCTTCGCCATTCTCCCTCTCTTCGCAATCCTCCTCTACTATCTCCTCCCCGATTCCCACTCCCTCTTCTCCCTCTCCTCCGTCAACCTCAATCTCCGCCATGATCAACCCGAGGAATCTCAATTGCGCGCCCTTTACCTTTTGCGCCAACAGCAATCAGGGCTTCTCCACGCTCTCAATTCCACTTCCCAGACGCACATTCTCAAATCCCTTCTCTCCAACCAGATTTCCCTCAACTCACAGATTCAACACCTTCTTCTCAGTCCCTACACCACTGCTACCTCTCTCCATTTTCGGAACGCCGCCTGTGGAACAGTGGATCAGAAGCTGCTAGAAAGGAGGACCATGGAGTGGAAGCCCAAGGCTAATAAATTTTTGGTTGCAGTCTGCGTCTCCGGCCAGATGTCTAACCATCTGATGTGCTTGCAGAAGCACATGTTCTTCGCGGCTCTCCTTAACCGGGTTCTGGTTATTCCCAGCTCCAAGGTGGATTATGAGTACGAGAGAGTGTTGGATGTGGAGCACATGAATAGATGCGCTGGAGGTAAAGTCAAAGCGGTGATCTCCTTCCAAGAGTTTTCTAGCATGAAGAAGAATGGCATGCACGAGGGTAAATTCTTGTGTTATTTTTCGCTGCCTCGACCGTGTTATCTGGATGACGAGCATTTGAGGAAGTTGAAATCGTTGGGGCTGTTGTCCACGAATAAGCCTGCGGCTGCATGGGATGAAGATGCAAGGAAGCCCAGAAAGAGGAGCGTGGAAGAGGTTGTGTCAAGGTTTTCACGGGAGGAAAAGGAGGATGTTTTAGTCATTGGGGATGTGTTGTATGCAGATGTGGAGGAAGAATGGGTGACACAAGCAGGTGGCCCACTGGCTCACCGATGCAAGACTCTGATTCAACCCAACCGTCTCATTTTCCTCACCGCTCAGCGTTTTATCCAAACCTTCCTCGGCAGGAACTTCCTTGCATTGCATTTTCGAAGACACGACTTCTTGAACTTCTG TAATGGTAAAAAACCAAGTTGCTTTTATCCTATTCCTCAAGCAGCAGCTTGTATCTTGCGTGTAGTTGAAAGAGCCAATGCACCCCTCATTTATCTCTCTACAGACGCCGCAGAGAGTGAAATTCGGCTTCTTCAGTCACTGCTTGTGCTAGAGGGCCGGCACGTTCCACTTGTCAAACGCCCACCTCGGAATTCAGCAGAAAAATGGGACGCTTTGTTGTACAGGCATCATATTGAAGGAGACCCTCAG GTGGAAGCTATGTTGGACAAGACTATATGTGCCATGTCTAGTGTATTCATTGGAGCATCCGGTTCAACTTTCACCCAAGACATTCGACGGCTGAGAAAGGACTGGGGATCCGCATCATTGTGCGATGAGTACCTTTGCCAAGGTGAGGAGCCAAATGTAGTAGCGGAGATTGAATGA
- the LOC137822541 gene encoding uncharacterized protein isoform X1, which translates to MPLFEITNAQLSFRYSLTLKAPMPFHAPRGSSISLDNLRNRKDAKLNLIKAVATFEPNTIAAKPHSNHLDVVPLTPPAFDLQFSDQETPQPQPDVREQLRRMRISKANKGNTPWNKGRKHTPETLRKIKERTRLAMQNPKIKMKLSSLGHAQTTETRLKIGAGVRKRWEKRRETKKAVESCCFEWKNLIAEASRKGYVGQEELQWDSYETLDEKLKQEWLMSVDQRKQMIKNPSGKRAPKSPEQRRKIAEAITAKWADPEYRQRVYSALSKYHGTEVGVERKPRRRPRDDTQPTKKKPTKTRDIVTTTSVHVKNDSKTRKPILLKKSKSPAYKDPLVNSKLEMIKNIRAQRAAAETTQTQAIQRARLLISEAEKAAKALEVVAIKSPFAQSSLIETRKLIAEAIQSLESIDAQAITDSNVSLVGLSEVNEEKQSEVEVINQSKMAQVNGHTTLSSMDYKFSGDFSKFSLEKPVNGEPELHLTNGCASLPFSLNGQIRESSPSNQQREAEQHLRSEYATEPSPIVMGIQSLENETVSRSSIVVTKRWVRGRLVEVAEERSNKMGKKRSVIIVVVGPVED; encoded by the exons ATGCCTTTGTTCG AGATTACAAATGCGCAACTATCCTTCCGTTATTCTCTGACGTTGAAGGCTCCAATGCCGTTTCATGCTCCCAGAGGCTCCTCGATTTCCCTGGACAACCTCAGAAACAGAAAGGATGCTAAGCTCAATCTGATTAAGGCTGTTGCCACCTTCGAACCCAACACTATCGCTGCAAAACCGCACTCCAACCACTTGGATGTTGTTCCTCTCACTCCTCCTGCATTTGACCTTCAATTTTCCGACCAAGAAACACCACAACCTCAACCCGATGTCAGGGAGCAGTTGAGAAGAATGAGGATTTCCAAAGCTAATAAAGGAAACACGCCCTGGAACAAAGGAAGAAAACACACTCCTG AGACTTTGCGCAAAATCAAAGAAAGAACAAGGCTCGCGATGCAGAACCCTAAG ATTAAAATGAAGCTGAGTAGTCTTGGCCACGCACAAAC TACAGAAACAAGATTGAAGATTGGTGCCGGAGTGAGAAAGCGATGGGAAAAGAGGCGTGAAACGAAGAAGGCAGTGGAGTCTTGCTGCTTTGAGTGGAAAAATTTAATTGCAGAAGCTTCTAGAAAAGGCTATGTTGGTCAGGAAGAGCTGCAGTGGGATTCTTATGAAACCTTGGATGAAAAGCTGAAGCAGGAGTGGTTGATGAGTGTTGACCAAAGGAAACAAATGATAAAGAATCCAAGTGGCAAAAGAGCACCCAAGTCCCCTGAGCAGAGAAGGAAAATTGCAGAAGCCATTACTGCAAAATGGGCTGATCCT GAATACCGTCAAAGAGTTTATTCTGCATTGTCCAAGTATCATGGCACTGAAGTTGGAGTTGAAAGGAAACCTAGAAGAAGGCCAAGAGATGATACCCAACCTACCAAGAAGAAACCTACAAAAACAAGAGACATTGTTACTACCACTAGTGTTCATGTTAAGAATGACTCAAAAACCCGTAAGCCTATCCTGTTGAAAAAAAGTAAATCTCCAGCCTACAAGGATCCTTTGGTGAATTCTAAGCTTGAAATGATAAAGAATATTAGAGCGCAGAGAGCTGCTGCGGAAACCACACAAACTCAAGCCATTCAACGAGCAAG ACTATTGATTTCTGAAGCTGAGAAAGCTGCCAAGGCACTGGAGGTTGTTGCGATAAAGAGTCCTTTTGCACAGTCTTCTTTGATAGAGACTAGAAAGCTTATAGCTGAAGCTATTCAATCACTTGAATCCATTGATGCACAAGCTATAACTGACAGTAATGTTTCTTTGGTTGGTTTGAGTGAGGTCAATGAGGAAAAACAATCAGAAGTTGAAGTTATAAACCAATCAAAAATGGCCCAAGTAAATGGACACACAACATTATCATCAATGGACTACAAGTTCTCTGGAGATTTTAGCAAATTTTCTTTGGAGAAGCCAGTTAATGGTGAACCTGAACTTCATTTAACCAATGGCTGCGCATCTTTACCTTTTAGTTTGAATGGTCAGATACGCGAGTCTAGTCCATCAAATCAACAAAGGGAAGCTGAACAGCATCTGAGAAGTGAATACGCAACAGAGCCTTCTCCAATAGTGATGGGAATTCAGTCCCTTGAAAATGAGACAGTGTCTAGATCATCTATCGTAGTAACTAAAAGGTGGGTTCGCGGAAGGCTCGTTGAAGTGGCTGAAGAGAGAAGCAATAAAATGG GGAAAAAACGAAGCGTGATTATTGTGGTAGTTGGGCCAGTTGAAGATTAA
- the LOC137822541 gene encoding uncharacterized protein isoform X2, with translation MPLFEITNAQLSFRYSLTLKAPMPFHAPRGSSISLDNLRNRKDAKLNLIKAVATFEPNTIAAKPHSNHLDVVPLTPPAFDLQFSDQETPQPQPDVREQLRRMRISKANKGNTPWNKGRKHTPETLRKIKERTRLAMQNPKIKMKLSSLGHAQTTETRLKIGAGVRKRWEKRRETKKAVESCCFEWKNLIAEASRKGYVGQEELQWDSYETLDEKLKQEWLMSVDQRKQMIKNPSGKRAPKSPEQRRKIAEAITAKWADPEYRQRVYSALSKYHGTEVGVERKPRRRPRDDTQPTKKKPTKTRDIVTTTSVHVKNDSKTRKPILLKKSKSPAYKDPLVNSKLEMIKNIRAQRAAAETTQTQAIQRARLLISEAEKAAKALEVVAIKSPFAQSSLIETRKLIAEAIQSLESIDAQAITDSNVSLVGLSEVNEEKQSEVEVINQSKMAQVNGHTTLSSMDYKFSGDFSKFSLEKPVNGEPELHLTNGCASLPFSLNGQIRESSPSNQQREAEQHLRSEYATEPSPIVMGIQSLENETVSRSSIVVTKRWVRGRLVEVAEERSNKMEVS, from the exons ATGCCTTTGTTCG AGATTACAAATGCGCAACTATCCTTCCGTTATTCTCTGACGTTGAAGGCTCCAATGCCGTTTCATGCTCCCAGAGGCTCCTCGATTTCCCTGGACAACCTCAGAAACAGAAAGGATGCTAAGCTCAATCTGATTAAGGCTGTTGCCACCTTCGAACCCAACACTATCGCTGCAAAACCGCACTCCAACCACTTGGATGTTGTTCCTCTCACTCCTCCTGCATTTGACCTTCAATTTTCCGACCAAGAAACACCACAACCTCAACCCGATGTCAGGGAGCAGTTGAGAAGAATGAGGATTTCCAAAGCTAATAAAGGAAACACGCCCTGGAACAAAGGAAGAAAACACACTCCTG AGACTTTGCGCAAAATCAAAGAAAGAACAAGGCTCGCGATGCAGAACCCTAAG ATTAAAATGAAGCTGAGTAGTCTTGGCCACGCACAAAC TACAGAAACAAGATTGAAGATTGGTGCCGGAGTGAGAAAGCGATGGGAAAAGAGGCGTGAAACGAAGAAGGCAGTGGAGTCTTGCTGCTTTGAGTGGAAAAATTTAATTGCAGAAGCTTCTAGAAAAGGCTATGTTGGTCAGGAAGAGCTGCAGTGGGATTCTTATGAAACCTTGGATGAAAAGCTGAAGCAGGAGTGGTTGATGAGTGTTGACCAAAGGAAACAAATGATAAAGAATCCAAGTGGCAAAAGAGCACCCAAGTCCCCTGAGCAGAGAAGGAAAATTGCAGAAGCCATTACTGCAAAATGGGCTGATCCT GAATACCGTCAAAGAGTTTATTCTGCATTGTCCAAGTATCATGGCACTGAAGTTGGAGTTGAAAGGAAACCTAGAAGAAGGCCAAGAGATGATACCCAACCTACCAAGAAGAAACCTACAAAAACAAGAGACATTGTTACTACCACTAGTGTTCATGTTAAGAATGACTCAAAAACCCGTAAGCCTATCCTGTTGAAAAAAAGTAAATCTCCAGCCTACAAGGATCCTTTGGTGAATTCTAAGCTTGAAATGATAAAGAATATTAGAGCGCAGAGAGCTGCTGCGGAAACCACACAAACTCAAGCCATTCAACGAGCAAG ACTATTGATTTCTGAAGCTGAGAAAGCTGCCAAGGCACTGGAGGTTGTTGCGATAAAGAGTCCTTTTGCACAGTCTTCTTTGATAGAGACTAGAAAGCTTATAGCTGAAGCTATTCAATCACTTGAATCCATTGATGCACAAGCTATAACTGACAGTAATGTTTCTTTGGTTGGTTTGAGTGAGGTCAATGAGGAAAAACAATCAGAAGTTGAAGTTATAAACCAATCAAAAATGGCCCAAGTAAATGGACACACAACATTATCATCAATGGACTACAAGTTCTCTGGAGATTTTAGCAAATTTTCTTTGGAGAAGCCAGTTAATGGTGAACCTGAACTTCATTTAACCAATGGCTGCGCATCTTTACCTTTTAGTTTGAATGGTCAGATACGCGAGTCTAGTCCATCAAATCAACAAAGGGAAGCTGAACAGCATCTGAGAAGTGAATACGCAACAGAGCCTTCTCCAATAGTGATGGGAATTCAGTCCCTTGAAAATGAGACAGTGTCTAGATCATCTATCGTAGTAACTAAAAGGTGGGTTCGCGGAAGGCTCGTTGAAGTGGCTGAAGAGAGAAGCAATAAAATGG AGGTGAGTTGA
- the LOC137822037 gene encoding RING-H2 finger protein ATL60-like codes for MNEPTDTLGESPAVELIGKIMIIVIVFFFFLVVIALGIHLFTRNFWWRNPAPQSQRRRRRFVFSSGQEGGLRSGLDPSVLSSIPVLVFQGQDFKDGLECAVCLSEVVEGEKARLLPKCNHGFHVGCIDMWFQSHSTCPLCRNSVAVQSDESSSESESPTFPTNVLVWGDHTQITSTGGASLEEGASLPPCPSSSSSSATCDDDSNNNSSNRRHGTLVIDIPSDVTSTSASRFGEDDLKSPMTGRLRSLKRLLSRDRRLNPWSPTSVDVEQAANSGGGGGQS; via the coding sequence ATGAATGAGCCAACTGACACTCTGGGTGAATCCCCCGCCGTCGAGTTAATCGGAAAGATAATGATAATCGTTATAgtgttcttcttcttccttgttGTAATTGCTCTCGGCATTCATCTCTTCACCAGAAACTTCTGGTGGCGCAACCCTGCTCCCCAATCTCAGCGCCGCCGCCGCCGCTTTGTGTTTTCCTCCGGCCAAGAGGGTGGTCTCCGAAGCGGACTGGATCCCTCCGTGCTGAGCTCCATACCCGTGTTGGTGTTCCAAGGGCAAGACTTCAAGGACGGTTTGGAATGTGCGGTTTGCCTCTCGGAGGTCGTGGAAGGAGAAAAGGCGAGGCTTTTGCCCAAATGCAATCATGGGTTTCACGTTGGTTGCATTGACATGTGGTTCCAGTCCCATTCTACCTGCCCTCTTTGCAGAAACTCTGTTGCTGTTCAATCCGATGAAAGTAGCTCAGAATCAGAGTCTCCAACTTTTCCCACTAACGTTTTGGTTTGGGGGGATCACACTCAGATAACTTCTACAGGTGGTGCTTCTTTGGAGGAAGGTGCTTCTCTGCCACCTTGCCCCTCCTCATCCTCTTCTTCTGCTACTTGTGATGATGATAGTAACAACAACAGCAGCAATAGACGTCACGGAACCTTGGTGATTGACATACCAAGTGATGTCACTTCGACTTCTGCAAGCAGGTTTGGTGAAGATGACTTGAAATCGCCAATGACAGGAAGACTGAGGTCATTGAAGAGGCTTTTGAGCAGGGACAGAAGGTTAAACCCTTGGAGTCCTACTTCTGTAGATGTAGAACAAGCAGCTAATtcaggaggaggaggaggacaGAGTTGA
- the LOC137820870 gene encoding pumilio homolog 23 gives MVSIGSKALVSRSSMGDHDSESPKQAKSKRRKHKKGGAAHEFDSNPKHTNSNSNSNSNTFTSPPQLSRVRKQLDPETTQYFSEIANLFETEGVELEERSLICANALQETKGKEFEIASDYIVSHTLETILQGCDVDHLCDFLHSSANDFPYIAMDRSGSHVAETAIKSLAVHLQHDEARPLVEEALTVICKVIAANSVDVMCNCYGSHVLRTLLCLCRGVPLDKSAYYLSKSTTLLAERLNSKEFSKKDDETNFEPGFPNLLKVLVSDMLKHAKKRIKTLQVDQFSSLVFQTVLRVLAGDDEELLHVIPFLLGCKDKYNAEESFINTKVVADLKNLLKESKFSHLMEVILEVSPEALFNELFTKVFRSSLFELSSHQHGNFVVQALISYSSNQDLMELIWEELGPNLEDLFKMGRSGVIASLVAASERLHVNERKCCQVLADAVCPPDDSPKGIVPRLMFLDSCFSYEDKSNWSWQSGARMNVMGSLILQTVFRFRSEYIQPYITSITSMEATHVLEAVGDSRGSHVIEAFLCSGASGKQKRRLVIKLKGHFGEVALNSSGAFTIDKCFTASNLSLREAIVSEVLAVRSDLSKTKQGSYLIRKLDIDGFAANPDHWRSKQVSKESTYNDFYTMFGSNDTKLTKNDSFLSDTLNNKSNPKAVKEMRKEIDQSLGSGASFLSFQKNPKKEKHKSKKNAYISGDDDESSNRKKRSKKEKVESGFDTAATAATGKTLKKRRRDDLSEASQKKVKA, from the exons ATGGTCTCTATTGGTTCAAAAGCATTGGTCTCAAGAAGCTCAATGGGGGACCACGATTCTGAATCCCCCAAGCAAGCCAAAAGTAAGAGGAGAAAGCATAAGAAAGGAGGAGCCGCTCATGAATTCGATTCCAATCCCAAACACACAAACTCAAACTCAAACTCCAACTCCAACACCTTCACTTCCCCTCCTCAACTCTCCCGTGTTAG GAAACAGCTTGACCCTGAAACAACCCAATACTTCTCAGAAATTGCTAATCTTTTTGAAACTGAGGGGGTGGAATTGGAGGAACGATCACTTATATGTGCTAATGCTCTCCAAGAAACTAAGGGGAAAGAATTCGAAATAGCGTCGGATTATATTGTTAGCCACACTTTGGAGACCATTCTCCAGGGTTGTGATGTAGACCACCTTTGTGATTTCCTTCACTCTTCTGCTAACGACTTCCCCTATATTGCAATGGATAGATCTGGTTCTCATGTCGCTGAGACCGCCATCAAGTCTCTAGCCGTTCATCTCCAACATGATGAGGCTCGCCCTCTGGTTGAGGAGGCTTTAACCGTCATATGCAAG GTGATTGCAGCAAATTCTGTTGATGTAATGTGTAACTGCTATGGTTCTCATGTGCTTCGGACTCTTCTCTGCCTTTGTAGAGGAGTACCATTAGACAAGTCTGCATACTATTTATCAAAATCGACTACCCTGTTAGCAGAGCGGTTGAATTCAAAGGAGTTTTCAaagaaagatgatgaaacaaATTTTGAGCCCGGATTTCCAAATTTACTTAAAGTACTTGTGTCTGATATGTTAAAGCATGCTAAAAAACGTATCAAGACACTACAAGTTGACCAATTCAGTAGTTTGGTTTTTCAG ACAGTGCTGAGGGTCTTGGCAGGTGATGATGAAGAGTTGCTACATGTGATTCCTTTCCTTCTTGGCTGCAAGGATAAGTATAATGCAGAGGAAAGTTTTATAAACACGAAAGTAGTAGCAGATCTCAAGAATTTGTTAAAAGAATCTAAATTTAGCCATCTAATGGAG GTCATTTTGGAAGTGTCCCCTGAGGCGTTGTTCAATGAATTATTCACTAAAGTATTCAGGAGTTCCTTGTTTGAGTTATCATCTCATCAACATGGGAACTTTGTTGTCCAAGCATTAATTTCTTATTCAAGCAATCAAGATCTG ATGGAGTTGATATGGGAAGAACTTGGGCCAAATTTGGAGGATCTTTTCAAAATGGGAAGGTCAGGGGTTATTGCTTCACTTGTTGCTGCCAGTGAAAGGCTTCATGTTAATGAACGCAAG TGCTGTCAAGTCCTTGCTGATGCAGTATGTCCACCAGATGATTCTCCGAAAGGGATTGTTCCACGACTCATGTTTCTTGACAGCTGTTTCTCATACGAAGACAAGTCCAACTGGAGCTGGCAAAGTGGTGCTAGAATGAATGTCATGGGTTCTCTGATCTTACAGACAGTATTCCGGTTTAGAAGT GAATATATACAACCTTATATCACAAGTATAACTTCCATGGAGGCAACTCATGTACTTGAAGCAGTGGGAGATTCAAGAGGATCACATGTTATTGAGGCTTTTCTTTGTTCAGGAGCTTCTGGGAAACAGAAGCGCAGATTGGTTATCAA ACTGAAAGGGCATTTTGGGGAGGTCGCACTCAACTCATCTGGTGCTTTTACCATTGATAAGTGCTTCACTGCCAGTAATCTGTCACTAAGAGAGGCTATAGTGTCTGAGGTGTTGGCTGTGCGAAGTGATCTTTCCAAGACAAAGCAGGGCTCTTACCTAATAAGGAAACTAGATATTGACGG ATTTGCTGCGAATCCTGATCATTGGAGGTCAAAACAAGTATCCAAAGAATCTACTTATAATGATTTTTACACTATGTTTGGTTCCAATGATACAAAGTTGACGAAAAATGATTCCTTTCTGAGTGACACCTTGAATAATAAATCTAATCCAAAAGCTGTAAAGGAAATGAGGAAAGAAATTGACCAATCTCTAGGTTCTGGTGCATCTTTCTTGAGCTTCCAAAAGAACCCAAAAAAAGAAAAGCacaaaagtaagaaaaatgCTTATATTAGTGGAGACGATGATGAGTCGTCTAATAGGAAGAAGAGGTCTAAAAAGGAAAAGGTTGAAAGTGGGTTTGATACTGCTGCTACTGCAGCAACCGGGAAGACATTGAAGAAACGACGAAGAGATGACCTTTCCGAGGCTTCCCAGAAGAAAGTGAAGGCATAG